From a single Glycine soja cultivar W05 chromosome 19, ASM419377v2, whole genome shotgun sequence genomic region:
- the LOC114399244 gene encoding uncharacterized protein LOC114399244 isoform X3 yields the protein MDHEIKEPPPLSSTLCSQPSQFSQNTQETYPRYFQQDLNERKKKGTCFTCGQKDHWYRECPFKSSNNDSQNANSIWCRCGHGRCEKRTSKSEKNPGRMYYVCPIKRGEKCTNGFVKWCDDPDVESDWSQPPPFKYPECKCPAGVCKREKATHNGVVKYYFTCPVKEGHGNCGYKVWEDELLHKRTNDQDDHDFDEGVNLAVNHSKKMRIMDSSEEDPTPMAVSEAELSQSEDEALEKASQLSCLSESTPSRIGGDRQHVFPRHIFAGAGAGAGADPSFGVFPSFNPIDVPKQPSITNVPCAEHNQLDVIRLSQQSQLSSSERKLMSRAQRQRQLAFAAQKQLLNDLETSKPHEHESMKEAAQDTFAILNNLGANDTQFFEHVLDFIKLTSSVVQMTKSIECLEEDNKRLEDENAKLAHIRDLYAKTEDQFQASDQRRQLLSKEISDFEAMLVEKRNQLKSCELETSNMRIELGGLRRTMLEADTALKARMKQAEIAGKLRKEREAKQIAAKTALEKARLKSEY from the exons ATGGATCATGAGATAAAAGAGCCACCACCTCTCTCATCCACACTCTGTTCTCAACCCTCTCAATTCAGTCAAAACACTCAAGAAACTTATCCCCGTTACTTCCAACAAGACTTGaacgaaagaaagaaaaaaggcacGTGCTTCACGTGCGGCCAGAAGGATCACTGGTACCGGGAGTGTCCCTTCAAATCCTCTAATAACGATTCCCAAAATGCCAACAGCATATGGTGCCGCTGTGGCCATGGCCGTTGCGAAAAGAGAACCTCAAAGAGTGAGAAAAACCCCGGCAGGATGTACTACGTTTGCCCCATCAAAAGG GGGGAAAAATGTACTAACGGTTTTGTTAAATGGTGCGATGATCCCGATGTCGAGAGTGATTGGTCGCAGCCTCCGCCGTTTAAGTATCCTGAGTGTAAGTGTCCTGCTGGAGTGTGTAAAAGGGAGAAGGCAACACATAATGGCGTTGTTAAATACTATTTTACTTGCCCCGTTAAAGAG GGCCATGGAAATTGCGGTTACAAGGTATGGGAGGATGAGCTGCTACATAAAAGAACTAATGATCAAGATGACCATGACTTCGATGAGGGTGTTAATTTGGCAGTAAATCATTCCAAAAAGATGAGAATCATGGACAGTTCCGAGGAGGATCCAACACCAATGGCTGTATCCGAGGCTGAGCTTTCACAGAGTGAAGATGAAGCACTCGAG AAAGCATCGCAGCTATCTTGCCTATCAGAATCAACACCTTCAAGGATCGGTGGGGATCGACAGCATGTGTTTCCAAGGCACATTTTTGCTGGTGCTGGTGCTGGCGCTGGCGCTGATCCATCATTTG GTGTTTTCCCATCCTTTAATCCCATTGATGTCCCAAAACAACCAAGTATTACTAATGTTCCTTGTGCTGAACATAACCAGCTTGATGTTATTCGTCTCAGCCAACAAAGCCAACTTTCAAGCAGTGAAAGAAAACTAATGTCAAGGGCACAAAGGCAAAGACAATTGGCCTTTGCTGCACAAAAGCAGCTCCTCAATGATCTAGAAACCTCGAAGCCTCACGAGCATGAGTCCATGAAAGAGGCAGCACAAGACACTTTTGCTATATTAAACAACTTGGGTGCAAATGACACACAATTCTTTGAGCATGTTTTGGATTTCATAAAACTCACATCATCGGTTGTACAAATGACTAAATCCATCGAATGTCTTGAGGAGGACAACAAGCGTCTTGAGGACGAGAATGCCAAACTCGCCCACATTCGTGACCTCTACGCCAAGACCGAAGATCAGTTCCAAGCCTCTGATCAACGAAGGCAATTACTTTCCAAAGAGATCTCTGACTTTGAGGCCATGCTTGTTGAGAAACGAAACCAATTGAAGTCGTGTGAATTGGAAACTTCAAACATGCGAATCGAACTTGGTGGTTTGAGAAGAACTATGTTGGAAGCTGATACAGCCTTGAAGGCTAGAATGAAGCAAGCAGAGATTGCAGGTAAACTTAGGAAAGAGAGAGAAGCCAAACAAATTGCAGCCAAAACAGCACTCGAGAAGGCCAGGCTTAAATCagagtattaa
- the LOC114399244 gene encoding uncharacterized protein LOC114399244 isoform X2: MDHEIKEPPPLSSTLCSQPSQFSQNTQETYPRYFQQDLNERKKKGTCFTCGQKDHWYRECPFKSSNNDSQNANSIWCRCGHGRCEKRTSKSEKNPGRMYYVCPIKRGEKCTNGFVKWCDDPDVESDWSQPPPFKYPECKCPAGVCKREKATHNGVVKYYFTCPVKEGHGNCGYKVWEDELLHKRTNDQDDHDFDEGVNLAVNHSKKMRIMDSSEEDPTPMAVSEAELSQSEDEALEKASQLSCLSESTPSRIGGDRQHVFPRHIFAGAGAGAGADPSFGWLGRLLFSPPQSLKSPSSQTPQSIFCCVFPSFNPIDVPKQPSITNVPCAEHNQLDVIRLSQQSQLSSSERKLMSRAQRQRQLAFAAQKQLLNDLETSKPHEHESMKEAAQDTFAILNNLGANDTQFFEHVLDFIKLTSSVVQMTKSIECLEEDNKRLEDENAKLAHIRDLYAKTEDQFQASDQRRQLLSKEISDFEAMLVEKRNQLKSCELETSNMRIELGGLRRTMLEADTALKARMKQAEIAGKLRKEREAKQIAAKTALEKARLKSEY; encoded by the exons ATGGATCATGAGATAAAAGAGCCACCACCTCTCTCATCCACACTCTGTTCTCAACCCTCTCAATTCAGTCAAAACACTCAAGAAACTTATCCCCGTTACTTCCAACAAGACTTGaacgaaagaaagaaaaaaggcacGTGCTTCACGTGCGGCCAGAAGGATCACTGGTACCGGGAGTGTCCCTTCAAATCCTCTAATAACGATTCCCAAAATGCCAACAGCATATGGTGCCGCTGTGGCCATGGCCGTTGCGAAAAGAGAACCTCAAAGAGTGAGAAAAACCCCGGCAGGATGTACTACGTTTGCCCCATCAAAAGG GGGGAAAAATGTACTAACGGTTTTGTTAAATGGTGCGATGATCCCGATGTCGAGAGTGATTGGTCGCAGCCTCCGCCGTTTAAGTATCCTGAGTGTAAGTGTCCTGCTGGAGTGTGTAAAAGGGAGAAGGCAACACATAATGGCGTTGTTAAATACTATTTTACTTGCCCCGTTAAAGAG GGCCATGGAAATTGCGGTTACAAGGTATGGGAGGATGAGCTGCTACATAAAAGAACTAATGATCAAGATGACCATGACTTCGATGAGGGTGTTAATTTGGCAGTAAATCATTCCAAAAAGATGAGAATCATGGACAGTTCCGAGGAGGATCCAACACCAATGGCTGTATCCGAGGCTGAGCTTTCACAGAGTGAAGATGAAGCACTCGAG AAAGCATCGCAGCTATCTTGCCTATCAGAATCAACACCTTCAAGGATCGGTGGGGATCGACAGCATGTGTTTCCAAGGCACATTTTTGCTGGTGCTGGTGCTGGCGCTGGCGCTGATCCATCATTTG GTTGGTTAGGTCGCCTTCTCTTCAGTCCACCACAAAGCTTGAAATCCCCCTCATCTCAGACACCTCAGTCAATTTTCTGCT GTGTTTTCCCATCCTTTAATCCCATTGATGTCCCAAAACAACCAAGTATTACTAATGTTCCTTGTGCTGAACATAACCAGCTTGATGTTATTCGTCTCAGCCAACAAAGCCAACTTTCAAGCAGTGAAAGAAAACTAATGTCAAGGGCACAAAGGCAAAGACAATTGGCCTTTGCTGCACAAAAGCAGCTCCTCAATGATCTAGAAACCTCGAAGCCTCACGAGCATGAGTCCATGAAAGAGGCAGCACAAGACACTTTTGCTATATTAAACAACTTGGGTGCAAATGACACACAATTCTTTGAGCATGTTTTGGATTTCATAAAACTCACATCATCGGTTGTACAAATGACTAAATCCATCGAATGTCTTGAGGAGGACAACAAGCGTCTTGAGGACGAGAATGCCAAACTCGCCCACATTCGTGACCTCTACGCCAAGACCGAAGATCAGTTCCAAGCCTCTGATCAACGAAGGCAATTACTTTCCAAAGAGATCTCTGACTTTGAGGCCATGCTTGTTGAGAAACGAAACCAATTGAAGTCGTGTGAATTGGAAACTTCAAACATGCGAATCGAACTTGGTGGTTTGAGAAGAACTATGTTGGAAGCTGATACAGCCTTGAAGGCTAGAATGAAGCAAGCAGAGATTGCAGGTAAACTTAGGAAAGAGAGAGAAGCCAAACAAATTGCAGCCAAAACAGCACTCGAGAAGGCCAGGCTTAAATCagagtattaa
- the LOC114399244 gene encoding uncharacterized protein LOC114399244 isoform X1: MDHEIKEPPPLSSTLCSQPSQFSQNTQETYPRYFQQDLNERKKKGTCFTCGQKDHWYRECPFKSSNNDSQNANSIWCRCGHGRCEKRTSKSEKNPGRMYYVCPIKRGEKCTNGFVKWCDDPDVESDWSQPPPFKYPECKCPAGVCKREKATHNGVVKYYFTCPVKEGHGNCGYKVWEDELLHKRTNDQDDHDFDEGVNLAVNHSKKMRIMDSSEEDPTPMAVSEAELSQSEDEALEKASQLSCLSESTPSRIGGDRQHVFPRHIFAGAGAGAGADPSFAPLGWLGRLLFSPPQSLKSPSSQTPQSIFCCVFPSFNPIDVPKQPSITNVPCAEHNQLDVIRLSQQSQLSSSERKLMSRAQRQRQLAFAAQKQLLNDLETSKPHEHESMKEAAQDTFAILNNLGANDTQFFEHVLDFIKLTSSVVQMTKSIECLEEDNKRLEDENAKLAHIRDLYAKTEDQFQASDQRRQLLSKEISDFEAMLVEKRNQLKSCELETSNMRIELGGLRRTMLEADTALKARMKQAEIAGKLRKEREAKQIAAKTALEKARLKSEY, from the exons ATGGATCATGAGATAAAAGAGCCACCACCTCTCTCATCCACACTCTGTTCTCAACCCTCTCAATTCAGTCAAAACACTCAAGAAACTTATCCCCGTTACTTCCAACAAGACTTGaacgaaagaaagaaaaaaggcacGTGCTTCACGTGCGGCCAGAAGGATCACTGGTACCGGGAGTGTCCCTTCAAATCCTCTAATAACGATTCCCAAAATGCCAACAGCATATGGTGCCGCTGTGGCCATGGCCGTTGCGAAAAGAGAACCTCAAAGAGTGAGAAAAACCCCGGCAGGATGTACTACGTTTGCCCCATCAAAAGG GGGGAAAAATGTACTAACGGTTTTGTTAAATGGTGCGATGATCCCGATGTCGAGAGTGATTGGTCGCAGCCTCCGCCGTTTAAGTATCCTGAGTGTAAGTGTCCTGCTGGAGTGTGTAAAAGGGAGAAGGCAACACATAATGGCGTTGTTAAATACTATTTTACTTGCCCCGTTAAAGAG GGCCATGGAAATTGCGGTTACAAGGTATGGGAGGATGAGCTGCTACATAAAAGAACTAATGATCAAGATGACCATGACTTCGATGAGGGTGTTAATTTGGCAGTAAATCATTCCAAAAAGATGAGAATCATGGACAGTTCCGAGGAGGATCCAACACCAATGGCTGTATCCGAGGCTGAGCTTTCACAGAGTGAAGATGAAGCACTCGAG AAAGCATCGCAGCTATCTTGCCTATCAGAATCAACACCTTCAAGGATCGGTGGGGATCGACAGCATGTGTTTCCAAGGCACATTTTTGCTGGTGCTGGTGCTGGCGCTGGCGCTGATCCATCATTTG CTCCATTAGGTTGGTTAGGTCGCCTTCTCTTCAGTCCACCACAAAGCTTGAAATCCCCCTCATCTCAGACACCTCAGTCAATTTTCTGCT GTGTTTTCCCATCCTTTAATCCCATTGATGTCCCAAAACAACCAAGTATTACTAATGTTCCTTGTGCTGAACATAACCAGCTTGATGTTATTCGTCTCAGCCAACAAAGCCAACTTTCAAGCAGTGAAAGAAAACTAATGTCAAGGGCACAAAGGCAAAGACAATTGGCCTTTGCTGCACAAAAGCAGCTCCTCAATGATCTAGAAACCTCGAAGCCTCACGAGCATGAGTCCATGAAAGAGGCAGCACAAGACACTTTTGCTATATTAAACAACTTGGGTGCAAATGACACACAATTCTTTGAGCATGTTTTGGATTTCATAAAACTCACATCATCGGTTGTACAAATGACTAAATCCATCGAATGTCTTGAGGAGGACAACAAGCGTCTTGAGGACGAGAATGCCAAACTCGCCCACATTCGTGACCTCTACGCCAAGACCGAAGATCAGTTCCAAGCCTCTGATCAACGAAGGCAATTACTTTCCAAAGAGATCTCTGACTTTGAGGCCATGCTTGTTGAGAAACGAAACCAATTGAAGTCGTGTGAATTGGAAACTTCAAACATGCGAATCGAACTTGGTGGTTTGAGAAGAACTATGTTGGAAGCTGATACAGCCTTGAAGGCTAGAATGAAGCAAGCAGAGATTGCAGGTAAACTTAGGAAAGAGAGAGAAGCCAAACAAATTGCAGCCAAAACAGCACTCGAGAAGGCCAGGCTTAAATCagagtattaa